Genomic window (Ananas comosus cultivar F153 linkage group 1, ASM154086v1, whole genome shotgun sequence):
aattccacattcttagtaataagatgaataggaataagataggaataagattctcggatattttttattcctactaatctttcataatgcgaaccaaatgcaccctaaAATCATTACGGTTTAACATGATACAGAGGGTgcatgaaataaaattttgcatagTACATGTCCATTTAACATAGCCCATGCGAGTCTATGTTAGGGAAGGAGAacatgtgagggagagagagagaaaacccaTATAAAAAAAAGCCACGTGGCTCGATGGAGGAACGGTATTTGGTTTCAACTTTAGTATAGAGTTTAATAAAGcacaaaaaatagtaaattttcgACAAATTATTACAAATCAAAATGGATGGAAAAAAATAAGTTCCTCATCTTTAGTTATATTTTCTTAACTGATTAGGACGactatgaaattattattattattttttaattcttagcCTTTACTTAACTGCCCATCCGGAGCGGAAAATGTCAGGAGCTCCATAAATCCGACCCGTTTCCTCCATATACTTAGTAGTTAAGGAAAAGAGGAATTAATTATACTTTGATCCCAGGTTTTCTGTGTGTTATTAATTTACTCCTAAATCTTTTGACCTTTTACAATTTGGTTAGataaaaaatgcataaaaaacttacCTCAATTATCATCTATTTAGATTTAACTACTTTACTtgtaaaaactttaattttactatttgatcttttaatttatttgaattgagCAAATTAATGACTctttcatttaaaatttgaagtgtgtcattatatttttataaatttagttagcatattttatataatttatgtaactataaatttattagagtaaataattagcttaaattttatatttaaagagCCATCAGATTattgaaatcaaataaatttgaaggttgagaactaaaattaaaattttaaaagattggatagtcaaatcagaatggcctatagttcagatagattttatatatttttattttatttttataagtatgATTAGTCACTTACAAAGGTATGATAAAATGTTCTTATCGATTTCTAAAAGTTCCTTCAAATTTATCCATAATCTTATGATTTACTAAATAGAATTTggagtttaaaattatattttgaaaatatataaatttaaaaattttgaataataatgaCGAATATATAGATAAAGGATATATCTATAAACGGATGAGATACTCGCGTGGGAAGTCGATATTCTAGATTTGAGTCGAAATTGtgcttttatttaaaaaactttattttttgacaatgaaaaaaaaaagaggatattTTGTAAAATGTGGAGTAGTAGAATCACAATTAGTGTTtcatacaaaaattatattctaaTTTAGGCGTAGTTTTAACTACAGCAGTTGAGTTTCTTTGTACGATTCCAACTCCGATAGTCGAGTTCAAACGATCAAATCAAACGTCAGATTTGAATTTGCATACAGTTATAATTGCAGTGCCgttataattatatacaacTAAATAGTCCCTGAACGTGTTAGAGAAAAGCAATTAACTTTTGCAAACGGATCATTTTGGCTACAGATAACTAATTCTTAGTCTTTGATTGTCAGGGTCAAATCTGTCCCTAACAATTggtaatgaattaattaataaattagacGAATCGGTGATGCGATGCAAGCCAGCGATTCAGCATTAAACCATTTACAGATCTTTAAAACATTTTGattgatcaatttttttatgttattacTGACCGTTTCTAGTGCAAGTAGCAAAAGATTTGGTGATCTCTAAAGcgagtggcaaaaggcttggtagttggtatctgaggctcaagttcgaatcctagttgattcacattttcagctaagtttatttctaaataaagtaaacgaaacgaatagcgtgctacctatctctcaaaaaaaaaaaaaaaagatattcaaaattttaagttcgaatttgAGTTggttcacattttcagctaaatttattttttttaaaaataaaagaagtatGTAAcatgctttttttaaaaaaaaaaaaaaaaaactttctcatATTATGAGCGAGATCATGTGGTCCATCTCATTTGtgttgttttaaaattttcgaaggtgaagtaataataaaatatcatttACGTTTGAATGcatattttataagggggcaaggTCTATAAGTGAAGTCGACAAGGACGAGCTCCTCAAGCTACAAAGACAAAATGAAACTTTGCAGTTTTTAGCAGCCCACGTGTAGTTTTCTTTGgtacataaaattaaaaaaaattctatttgtacaataaaaaaaaaataaacttcaaatattatctctgtggtttcgtactttctcactttaatatcctataatttaaagtgtatcaaattagtgtcttgtagttttatttttatcttttcatcagtttttctattaatatttcgttacattatatacaaaaaacttcagatacctcacctaggtttatcgaatattcactttagtacactttggttttaactttgtcattgatttaacaaaaaaaattagctgaatcgataataaaaagataaaaataaaaccacaaggtattaaattgatacactttaaaccatagagtactaaagtgagaaagtgtgaaaccacaagagtggtatttgaaggtttttgcaaaaaaattgcaaattttatGCTATTATCCTAgtattcataaaaatttaaatattttttttataaaaataaaaaaacgttGATGtaataaatagataattaatGATCTTTGAATAAAGTGGTATAAAATGTACATCCCACTTTGAAGTGTATTAGTAGCATTGTTTATTAACTGAAggtaaattgcacgtttggtccTTAAACTATAAATGGggtgatattttaatttgtaaattttaatttattataatttttaatacgAATTTTCAGAATTATTTATAATCAAGTCTCATAATTTAATTTAGCTGACTAAATATTAACATGTTATAATTCTATTTAGCTTTgaaatttagtcaattaaattaaactataagacttaaattataataattctaaaaatttaaattaaaaattataatatattaaagttGGAGAGCCAAAGCCAAAGATTCTCAATtgactcatagtttgaggacacACATGCAAATGTGGTGGGGGCCACCACCATCCactcacaaaaataaaaaaaaaaaaaatcgggaAAAATTATTGAATGTACCCTACGTACTGTGCACCGTGCACCACATACATAAAATCGTACACTGCccataataaaattagaatttcacaacattaaaaagtataaatataaaaaattataaatttgaaaggcctataattaataaattgcaTAATTAATGCTCCTCTCTTTAACTTTGATCCTTATGGATTATCACAGACGATGCCTCCATAATATAatttgggtaaactttaaatatcacctaTATAATATtgtactttcttattttaatattttataatttaaaatatattaatttagtattttgtgattttttttttgtcagctcctccgttaacatttcattaaattatatacaaaaaattcagatactccatctagatttatcgaatattcactttagtaccttttagttttaactttgtcactgatttaatgaaaaaattaatagaggaaataataaaaacagaaaaataaaatcacagagtactaaattgatatactttaaaacatatggtataaaaataaaaaaaaatgcgaaATATAGGAGTGATATTGGAAGTTTTTctgtataattttaaaatttatcatttttcatGTATACTTAGTCGTTTGAGATACGGTAAATCACGTCTATTGGAATATATTTGGATCTGAGAGATATGAATAATTGAACACGGTGTAATAATATATGAGTCGTACGCAGATATTGGTTACAGCGAAAAATTGAGAGGAGAAACTGAACTAgttgaaaaagaaatttttcaaTACACCACAGCTATTTAAATCTAATCGTTAATTAGCGACGAAGTAAAACAGGTTACCGGCTTAGACTAGTCAACAGGATAATATTGAAAGATAATTAATGCATACACCACAATTGTTAGtgttctataaaattttaaatttctcatttaattttgttatttgctAAATTAGATAATGTTCAACTTGTTAAGTATCTAActcaaaaaatattgaatttaaacttgatttttgaatttggtgttgtattgtaaaattttgattttgaaaattcaaattcaagaaTCTAAATTGTACTTTTAATCTTAAGaccaaaatttgatttttttttttatttaagttgaaaatttgaatttgaactgaaattttatttcaaatttgtgttttatacacaagaaaaattgaatttgattcaaaattaaGTTTTGTATGTTGTTTCCATATTAAATTCGCAGTTTGAATGTAATTTGAATTTCAGCTATTGTATGTTGTTTCCATATTAGACGTATTCTAATGAATGGTATCTATACCTCAATAACAGATCATTTCTAAGATCATATTATATCTAAaccactgatttaagaaaataaacggtcaaagtTTACATAATATATTCAAGTATGGCTCCTAGTTCAAAAGAACAATTCAAAACATATAACAAAAATGTGGAAGTTAGAAACAAGGAAAAAAGGAATATTCATAGCAAAGACACACTAACTTGGTGGCTTGTTTTCTTACTGATTCTTATTGAAATCTCCAAGGAGACTCTGCTATATATAAATAGACTTCATTGTGATCTCTTGGAATATTTGTCAACTGAGGAAGCTCTCTACTATGGTCCAGTTTGGCCTCCCTTGGTTGTTGCTCTATGACCAGAAATTATGAcctttataaattaataaattagaaaagCAATAACAATTATTGGTAAAGCACAAATATTGCCCTATCATGATCATGACAAAGCATGTGGCGTTGATGGTTCTCAAATGTTCTATCATGACCAAGTATATATTTTAGGAGCTCCCCCACTCCTATGGTCCAAAATGGACAGTAATTTCTACAACTTGTGgaaacttttttcttcttttttttttttttttttccaacactAAAACACAAAGTGTTGCCCCCACCATGGTCCATACTATGGAGGGTTGTAGGATTCCAACTTCTTTTGAGTTATAGATGTATGAGTCTTTATGTTTTTATGGATTTCAGAAATTGAATTCACgactttaaaaatatctgtaGTGCCAATATTTATTTCGACACTGAAGTCACGAGATCATTCAAATATCAACTTTCAATCGTATGGAAATTAGCTTTTAACTTCAAATGGATCACTACCATGCATCCTGACCGCACATCTCTTTATTTAATGGCCAAAAATCTAATAACACCAACGatttttattaatagtatagaagtctatatatacatacgtaTTATACAGTGATTAGGCCAAACTTTTTCTGAATGCTGTATCAAAGTAGGAGTCCATTACTTGACCCACACCACTGAGGCTTTGTTTGAAAATGCGGTGGCCAAATTGGCGGCCTACTTTGATGTTTTAAAGAGGTTAAaaattctgaaaatattttagaGCTTTTCTCCTCTAATGTTATGAGAAAGACATCAGCAGGATTGACGGAAACATCAGAAATTCTCCACTCAGTTGATTAGTATGGAGCCATTAACTTGAGTCACTAATCTACAAGCTTCATGAAACAATACCTTTTCTCCATTCATTTGTCCCATTCCTTGTGGCAAACATGCTCCACTTTCGTTTCATCACTCCATGTATAGCTTCATTCCCGACTCCGCAAGTTTAAGCACCTTGATTATCAATCTACTAATATAAAACACACAGATCAAGCGAAAATTTGTGACGACAAATGAAAACAAATCGGAATAGAGGCAACAGATTTTTGCAGTTCAACCACTAGACTACATCACCAGCATCCATGAGTGAAGAAGAGTAGAATTTCAACTGAGAAAACACACAAGCTGGCCAAATTGCTTCTctcaaaaaattctaattccAGTACATTCAGAAACCCCGAACCTTAAAATATGCAACAGTAAAACAGCAGTAGCAAAACATAATACAGGTAGAACCCCAACTACAAATACAGATAGGGATCAGAAATCGAAACACAAGCCGCAAAATATGCCGTAGCAAAATGACATAACAAATCAATTCCGAGAATTCAAGACTAACAATAGCACATGGTTGTGATAAGAAACATAGGTTGACGATGATGTTCGGCGTCTCAAGCCAAACATCGATTGACAAAATGAGGTGCAGTATCTCAAACTACACCCAAAATTCTTCTTTACACTTAGGCATGCAAAGTCTCTGAGGCTTTTGCGATAACTGGTAGCTAAAAGCATAGCAAAACATTGCAGCTAAAAGCATAGCAAAACATTGCGTCCAGCATGCGCAAGTTTGCACAGAAAAATATAATGCCCAAcggcaataaaaaatatacaccaATTACAACACCAGCATCCTCTCTCAAGGATCTAAAGGACTCAACAAATTGCAGTGACATGAAAACCTGACAAAAGCAGAAAGTGAACTATTCTTCTTTCGAAACCCCGGAAGAttaagacaaaaaagaaaaactcggTACCCCAAAATGAAGTATAAGTGAGCAGGGGTGCTGTGGTGGAGATGCAAGAATTGTACAGGAAATATCAGCACTAGCAAACTTGTGAGAGATCGCAGCTTTGCAGTGTTGCTAGTTGATTTATCTGCAACCAACTCTCGTACACGGAGGGCCAAAACTAAAAGAGAGAATTTGGCTAGTGCTTAGAACCAGCGGAAAAGCCGTTGCCTCTGCGCGCTACTGCTAGTTCCAGGTGGAGTCACAGATATCCTGTTGGCGTTAGCTACTACCCACCGATTGAAATCTGGAGAAGACACTAGCTCATCCACCGCCTTCTTAGTCTGCTCTTTAGTGAATGTCTCCCATTCTTCTTTCGACATCTTCCTCCTCTCAGGAGTATTGTGAAAGGTGGAAAAATAGTTATCCTCCGCTCGCCTTTGCGGTGGCGTCCTGGTTAAACCTGCAATGGGATGCAAGATTAAGAACAGTAAAATGAGTTGAGTAAAGATTTAGGACTATACTCGTTACAGAAGCATACCTAAAATAGGGGAACTGCAAGAAGTGAGTCCAGAGTATTTGCGAGGCCAAGGAGGTGATTCATATACTGGACGGTCGTAATTGTTCAAGTATTCTTCATGAGAATATTTTGGGGGCGATGCATTAAGTCGAGTTCTTTGAACACTCTTGATAATCCGCCTGCCAGATCAGTGTAATTTTGTCAAGTTGTTACAATTAGTCATCACGAAGGAAAAATCAGAAGACTATAGGTGGTGCAGGATGTGAGCATGGACACACAAAAGGAGCATTTCCTTTTTTATTACTACAGTTCAATTAAGCAAGAGGATATGAAACATGCAGTTCAAGAAAGAGGACGACAGCAAGACAAGggaattaaaaataaacaacactattttcttttcctatagAAAGAAGGCGGTTGATGGTAACATAAAAAGTTTTCATATTAAACAACCTTGTCGAACACCAGAGCATAAGGGGCCCCTAAGTTAAGAGTATCACCCTCCTAAAAGCAAAACATGAAATACTCAATGAAGACAATTTACTCATACATAAAGCATCCAATAAGCAAACACATAATCCAGTTAAGACTTATATAgaataaaattaagtaataatttGTGTAGTTCCAAGCATCACAAAATTTTTCTGAATCTGTTTGATGATTTGCTCTAcctttattgttttattttctaatttcctCTTTAGATTATTCCAGACATTTCAAACCAAGAAGTACAAAGGTGAAGTCCAAGAGGCTAAAACTTTCAAAGCTTGGTGTATATTTCCTACTTTACAACTAAGATTTGTAACAAAAATATTACTGTTACCAATAATTATTCTCAGCTATACCCACAAAAATGGAataaatccaaaaaataaattaaagccaAGAAGTAATAGCATCTGCAACTACAAAGCATAGAACTCGCATGGTCAATTAAAGCATGCTGCATAAGCATTTAGTGAGATTTGGCGAATATAATACAATTGAGAAAAGCTGGAAAATTAGTTTTAACGCCAAAATGAATAAACAGTCATAAAGACACAAGGATAAAGAAAAGACATggcaatatatttttattagtacTTCTTAAGCAAAGATTTGTAATAGTTGATGGTGGACTAGCGGTAGCAATACATATCAATAACGCTTTGGCAAAAAAATGAGTGCACAGTGCAACATAACTACCTGACCAGGCGACGTAAGAATCTCGATTTTCCATGATTCCTCGTTATGGCTGTTATTAGGACAGAGAAACCCAAAGCTGCAATTGCAAACACCACATCCAGAGAGCTCTAGGTACAGTAAAGAACAGGAAAGATTAGTAACAATGATTGCAATTGTTGACATAGATATGGTACAGTAGGTACTCTAGTAGGGAAAAGAAGCTAACAGGCAGATGAACAggctaaaattttctaacgatCAATAACTAAAAGCTAGTCACTCAAAGGAGATTTACCTGGAGTATCATTACAGCAGAAAGAATCATAATTGACCATTCAACAAAATAAGCCACACTAGAGTCAACTGATCCTTCCTCTGTTAGAACAAGCTTCCGAACACCCCAAAAACCAAACCAAGCTCCAGCCAAAACGATGCATACGAGAATTATTATACCCAACTGCAGTAACAATTCATTAGAACAATGAAAAATATTAGTTAGTCTTATTAATCATCATAGAAACATAAATCAAGTTTTCTTTGAGTGTTGTCAAATCCTGCATGTGACAGTTGCATGCGATTACGAGCGGCACATTGCTTGGAAAGAGATCAAGGCAATTTTCAGCAGTATAAGAAATGATTGCATAAACACACTTGATGCTCATATCATTTGGAAATTTTCAGcagtataataaataattgcaTAAACACACTTGATACTAATAGTATTTGTGACAGCTAATCTTAGTGAAGATGATTGAGCGGCACAGCACTATTAAGAACTCTAGAAATTCATGTGTGCAGCACGTATGATCTCTCCTTCAATTTATAGATGCCGACTGGAAGATATGAACATGAATTGAACCCTCCTAATTAAGCTACAAAAAATAATAGATCCTCCACCTATCTAAGATTCATTCCCATCTTACTTAAAACTAATCTAGAGACAGTAGCTGCCACAGAAAGCAGATAAAGTTAAATGACAAAAAATGACTTTGAgagaacaattttttttgtgtCATAAGGCTCTTTTGCAGTTTCATTGTAACGAAGTATCGCCCGAATGCAGTGCAGCAGTAAACCCAATATCTGAGTAGGCCAATAAACTGCATTAGTTATTGCAATCATCCTATGACAAAGTTGCTTCACATCAAAGGCATATTTAATTAGTACGCTTAAGATGAGCCACGAAGTGACCGTGGCTTATAAACAAGAAAACAATGAATAAAGCACAAAGAAACTTACATACAGGATAGTGCATATCTTCACTAATTCCTATCTCCACAAGAATTGATCGCAAAAACCCAGACAAATAACTGAGAAGAAAGGTTGTAACACCCACCTGTCATCAAAGAAGATATATTACTACATTAGCCAATGCCATCGGGATGCATTAATGTGGAAATAGCTTTTCAAGGTCATTACTTACAGCTGATGAGTACATAAATATTGCAAGAGAGCTCTTTCGACCTGTCGGTAGTAGCCTCATTCCCTGCAAAGAATCAGATAAGTTCCTCAAATTACAGCAATTGAGAAGAGAGTGACATTAAACAAAATGGCACCCTAACCTCTAATTCTTACTTGCATCCGTTTCTCTTTATTACAACAAATACtgaattgtatatataattagcaTCATTCTAACAACCAACTAAGTTGGCAGCATTTAGGCATCCTAGACAGAAAAGGTCCACAAATAAGCAGCGCATCTCGCAACGATGCATGTAATTGAATAATGATACAAAAATGGATGCTTTTGTTATAAAGCATTTGTTTTTCCTCCTCTTTAAATTGCACTAGTAAGAGTGAGAGATGTCTATCCTGCACCTAGTGGCATGGGGCATCATCTAAGCCACGAGTATCCCTAGACTCGAGAGTTGATTAGCATGATACCCATTACTAAACACACATTTAGGCTACTTAAACTAACAAATGCACATCCACATAGAAAAGCACATGATGGTGATAATATAAACATAAACACAATTTCACGAAAATTGAATTATAACTGTGAAACCCAATCTGAAGCACAGAAATAGAGCTAGAGGGTGAACCAGTACCTGAAAAAGGATCATCAGTATCACCAGGATGATGCCAATTGTCATTGCACCGCCATAATAGAACACCACAGACTCACTTAAGGTGTGAGCTGTCGCCATCATGACCATTCCCACTACCAGGAAAACAACCCTAAAAAGCACAAACTCTGCAAGTACATGAATCACCAGTATCAACAACCACACTAATACATAAGAAACCTAAAACCCATGATTGCAAGTATATAACAAAATACATCTAAAGAACACCTTCCGCAGTGGAGACCTCAATGGTCCTCGAGGGATCCGGCGGCATCCGAATATCCAAAATCCTGTGCTCGTAAGGCGACATGGATTGAACCCACGAACTCTTCGAAAGCTTCTGCCACTGGGACGCCGGGCACGTCCCGATCCCAATCGACGCGTTCCTGCATCGAATACAACAAATTCGAATCAACAACCCATCGGAGTCGCATGCAAAGCTAGGGTTTTTGCGGGGATTTACCGGTGGAAGCAGAGCTCGACGCTCTGGACCCGGAAAAGGCCGTCGCCTTGGGGGACGTCGACGGAGACCCTGAGCGCGTGGGCGAACCTGCACGGGTTGCGGAGCCGGGAGAGGCCGCGGATGTGGACGCGGGCGCAGGCGAGGGGGCGGGAGCCGGGGGAGGGGTCGACGAGGCGGCCGAGGGGGAGCAGGAGCTTGGAAGGGTGGGAATCGACTGCGGAAACGACGAAAACAAGGAGAATGGTGAGACGAGAGGGTTAGGAGGAAATTTCAAAGGGGAAAATTAGGGCTTCTTCTAGGGTTTTTGGATTCGTTACCTGTGAACTCGTCgggggaggagagagatgaggaggtggagaagaggaggaggaggagagagaggagaaggggaaggggagAGGAGCGCATGGTCGCGTTTTTGGGGAGGAGGGGtgggggagaagagagagggagggaaagGTTTAGAGAGAGGAGGACGCTTCGATAGTAAGGAATTTATATGTCGAAAATAGAAATTGGAAAATCTATGGACACCCCCTGCACTATAGAATATTCTGCACCGGCCCTCTCAACAGCTTTTTTATATGTGATTTAATGAAGAATTAACGGACGCgctgaaaatatatatatatatatatatatagagtggagctagaatatttttacaagtatcacctggGTGGTGCTttagtgtttttagccc
Coding sequences:
- the LOC109716678 gene encoding nuclear envelope integral membrane protein 1, with the protein product MRSSPLPLLLSLLLLLFSTSSSLSSPDEFTVDSHPSKLLLPLGRLVDPSPGSRPLACARVHIRGLSRLRNPCRFAHALRVSVDVPQGDGLFRVQSVELCFHRNASIGIGTCPASQWQKLSKSSWVQSMSPYEHRILDIRMPPDPSRTIEVSTAEEFVLFRVVFLVVGMVMMATAHTLSESVVFYYGGAMTIGIILVILMILFQGMRLLPTGRKSSLAIFMYSSAVGVTTFLLSYLSGFLRSILVEIGISEDMHYPLGIIILVCIVLAGAWFGFWGVRKLVLTEEGSVDSSVAYFVEWSIMILSAVMILQSSLDVVFAIAALGFSVLITAITRNHGKSRFLRRLVRRIIKSVQRTRLNASPPKYSHEEYLNNYDRPVYESPPWPRKYSGLTSCSSPILGLTRTPPQRRAEDNYFSTFHNTPERRKMSKEEWETFTKEQTKKAVDELVSSPDFNRWVVANANRISVTPPGTSSSAQRQRLFRWF